DNA from Rhodothermia bacterium:
CGGAGCAAGACAAAGCGGACACATTGCGATGTTCCCTGAAGAACTTCCAAGACGACTAATTAAAATGTTTTCGTTTGTTGGCGAAACTGTTCTTGACCCGTTCGCTGGAAGCGGAACAACTGCATTGGCAGCAAAAAATACAGATAGAAATTCGGTTGGCTTTGAAATAAATCCTGAGTTTATCCCAATAATTAAAGAAAAACTCAACGTCCGACAGCAAGATATAAATGGCATTACTTATGAATTTGTACAGCAAAAAAACACCATGACTGACTTTGAAAAAATGATTAAAGAATTACCTTACATCTTCAAAGACCCGCATAGGCTTGACAAAAAAATTGATGTGAAAAAACTCCAATTTGGTTCGATAATTGACAAGGATAGTTTAAGCAAACGAGAAGAATTCTTTACCGTAAAAGAAGTTATTAGCCCTCAAAAAATACTTCTAAGTAATGGCTTGACGGTAAAACTTCTTGGCGTAAAAGAAGACCCGATCATTAACGGCAAAGCAACATCATTCCTGATCGAAAAAACGAAAGGGAAACGAGTATTTTTAAAATATGACAAAATAAAACACGACAGCGAAAATAACTTGCTTTGCTACCTCTATCTTGAAAACAAAACCTTCATCAATGCGCATTTAATCAAAAGTGGTTTTGTTCAAGTGGATAGCGATATAGATTTCAAATACAAAGACAAGTTTATTAATCTCTTGCAACAACATAATGGCTAAACAAACCACAAAACGTTACGCCAAAGAATTTGGTAAACAAGGAGAAGGTACTCAATTACGCAACCCAGACTTATCAGCTTTCTATACCTAATAAAGTTGGAACTGTAATGGCACTAATTCGTGAGTGTCAGCCGAAAAATATTGAAGAATGGGAAAAATGGTATTTTGAAAATGCAAAAACAGACGGAAAAGCACCAAGCAAAATTACGAAAGAAAGTTTGGATGAACTTGGCGAACGGCTTTTTGTAAAAATCAAAGAGATTGTAATCCCCAAATGGACGGAAGCATTTAACCAACTTACGTTACAAGACTGCATTGAGTACATTCACAATTTTACCATAAATAGAACATTTGACGGATTTATCAGAGAGAAATCTGTCATTGAAGATAATCTTGCTAAGACTTTTCCGAATGTAAAATTTGAAGAAAGCGACCCCGAACTTGACCACGCAGGCGACATTGATTATCTCGGTTGGGTTGGCGACAAAGCATTTGGCATTCAAATCAAACCAGTAACAGCAAAAGCAAATTTTGGTAACTACTCAGCAACAGAAAGAATGAAAGCGAGTTTTGACGACTTCACTAAAAAATTCGGTGGACAAGTATTCGTTGTTTTCAGTATTGACGACAATATAAAAAATGAAGATGTTGTAGGACAAATTGCCGAAGAAATCAAACGACTGACAAAGTGAATTGGGGCTTAATCCAACTATCACGCATGTTGCGAAATGCCCGTTGGCTGAGTTTAGCCCAAAAAGCCCACTGGCGAACGTGCCTTAACCCGAATTGCACGTGGCAAGTTGGCTCGATCCACCTTGGCGAGGCTACATATTGCGAAACGCCTGTTAATTAAAAAGCGGCTTAGGCGAAATCCCAAGCCGCAACGATACTACAAAACAAGATACCCTCAAAGGTTCTTCTTCAGGTACTCTGTCAACATGGTATAAAGGTGAAGGCGGGTTTTCCCACCGCCAATACCATGATTCTTACCCGGATAAATCATCATATCGAACTGTTTTAGATGACGTTGTAGGGCATCCACCACTTGGATTGTATTTTGGAGGTGGACGTTATCATCCGCATCTCCATGCACGATTAAAAGTTTTTGGTGCGGGTGCAGGTTTCCGGCCAAGCCAGCGGGTGAAACATCATAACCAGCGGCATTTTTTTGTGGGGTGGACATATAGCGCTCGGTATAAATGGTATCGTATTGCCGCCAATCGCCAACGGGAGCCACGGAAATGCCCGTTTTGAAGACCTCTCCACCCTTGTAGCACAAGCTCATCAGCGTCATAAAGCCGCCATAGCTCCAGCCCCAAATACCTATACGTGCCGCATCTACATAGGATTGTTTTGCCAACCACTGGGCTGCGGCAATTTGGTCTGCCGCCTCAAGTTGGCCGAGTTTTTTATAAATCGTACCCAGGAAAGCCTTGCCCCGTCCGCCTGTTCCGCGATTATCCACACTCACCATAATGTAGCCCTCTTGCTCCACCAGCATGGTGTGCCAGAGGCGCTCGGTTCCGCCCCATTCATTTTTCACCTCCTGCGATCCCGGCCCACCGTAAACATGTAAGAGTACCGGATATTTTTTAGTGGGGTCGAAATTGGTAGGCTTCAGCATGAAGGCATTCAGCGGTGTGCCATCTTCGCCCGGGATCGTCAGAAATTCAGGCGTTGGGAGGCTGTAATTGGCCAACTGGTCACGTAATCCTTGATTAGATACAAGTATTTTGAGAACCTGCCCCTCCATGTTTTTTAACGCCACCGTAGGTGGTTGATAAAAACCGGAATAAGTGTCTATAAAATACTGGTTATCGGTAGAAATATCCACCGCATGGTTTCCGGCCTCGGTGGTGAGTTTTACGACCGCCCCACCCGCAAGCGGAATGCGGTATAA
Protein-coding regions in this window:
- a CDS encoding thermonuclease family protein, giving the protein MTELLDNSVHLAITSPPYWQLKDYGTDNQIGFHDSYENYINNLNLVWKECYRTLHNGCRLCVNIGDQFARAVYYGRYKVIPIREEIIKFCENIGFDYMGAIIWQKVTTSNTTGGGVQMGSYPYPRNGILKLDYEFILVFKKLGDSPKPTKEQKELSKMTAEEWNTFFAGHWNFAGARQSGHIAMFPEELPRRLIKMFSFVGETVLDPFAGSGTTALAAKNTDRNSVGFEINPEFIPIIKEKLNVRQQDINGITYEFVQQKNTMTDFEKMIKELPYIFKDPHRLDKKIDVKKLQFGSIIDKDSLSKREEFFTVKEVISPQKILLSNGLTVKLLGVKEDPIINGKATSFLIEKTKGKRVFLKYDKIKHDSENNLLCYLYLENKTFINAHLIKSGFVQVDSDIDFKYKDKFINLLQQHNG
- a CDS encoding MjaI family restriction endonuclease produces the protein MVNKEKVLNYATQTYQLSIPNKVGTVMALIRECQPKNIEEWEKWYFENAKTDGKAPSKITKESLDELGERLFVKIKEIVIPKWTEAFNQLTLQDCIEYIHNFTINRTFDGFIREKSVIEDNLAKTFPNVKFEESDPELDHAGDIDYLGWVGDKAFGIQIKPVTAKANFGNYSATERMKASFDDFTKKFGGQVFVVFSIDDNIKNEDVVGQIAEEIKRLTK